A segment of the Streptomyces sp. ITFR-21 genome:
CGCAGCGCGAGCGTGGTGAGCAGCGGGTACCCGAGCACCACTCCGCAGGCGACCACCGCCAGACCCGGCCAGTGCGCCCGGTCCGGCACCGGCGCCCGGCCGGCGAGGAGGAAGGCGCCGGCGACCGCCGCGGCCAGCACCGCCCGCAGCGTCACCGAGGACCAGGGGCCGAAGCCGCTCAGCGCCCAGTGGGTGGCGGGGAAGGTCAGCGAGAAGGCGGCGACACCCAGGCAGGCCAGGACGGTACCGCCCACCGCTATCCGCTCTCCGGGAGTAGCGCTATCTTTGTTCTTCATGAACGACGATAGCAGTGCGGCCGTCGTTGCCGATTCGCTGCGCAAGGAGCTGAACCGCTTCCCTGCGGGGGCGCGGCTGCCGTCGAGCCGCACCCTCGTCGAGCGCTTCGGGGTCAGCCCGGTGACGGTCTCCCGGGCGCTGGCCGCACTCGCCGCCGAGGGACTGGTCGTCACCCGGCCGGGCGCCGGCACCTACCGGGCGGCCGAGGACGCGGGCCGGCCGCGTACCGTCGACACCTCCTGGCAGCAGGTCGCGCTCACCGCCGAGGACCCCGACGCGGCCCCCCGGGTGGTGGACGCCGCCGGGGTGCTGGCGACGCTGGCCCCGCCGCCGCCCGGCGTCATCGCCTTCACCGGCGGCTACCTGCACCCCACCCTCCAACCCGAGCGGGCGCTCGGCGCGGCCCTGGCGCGGGCCGCCCGCCGGCCCGGGGCGTGGGAGCGGCCCCCTGTCGAGGGCCTGACCGCGCTGCGCGCCTGGTTCGGCCGGGAGGCCGGCGTCGGGCCCGCCCAGGTGCTGATCACCGCGGGCGGCCAGGCGGCGCTCACCACCGCGCTGCGGGCGCTGGCCCCTCCCGGCGGGGCCGTCCTGGTCGAGTCGCCCACCTACCCGGGGGCGCTCGCGGTCGCCCGCGCCGCCGGACTGCGGCCGGTGCCCGTGCCGGTCGACGCCGAAGGGGTACGCCCCGACCTGCTCGCCGACGCCTTCGCCGCCAGCGGCGCCCGGGTCTTCTTCTGCCAGCCGCTGTTCCAGAACCCGACCGGCGCGGTGCTCGCCGCGGGGCGCCGCCGCCAGGTGCTCGACATCGCCCGCGCGGCCGGCGCCTTCGTGGTCGAGGACGACTTCGCCCGCCGGCTCGGCCACGGCGGGCCGCTGCCGTCGCCGCTGATCGCCGACGACCCGTACGGCACGGTGGTGCACGTCGCCTCCCTCACCAAGCCCACCTCGCCGAGCCTGCGGGTCGGCGCCCTGATCGCCCGCGGGCCGGTGGTCGAGCGGCTGCGCGCCATCCAGGTGGTGGACAGCTTCTTCGTGCCGAGGCCGCTCCAGGAGGCGACCCTCGAACTCGTCGGCGCGCCCGCCTGGCCGCGGCATCTGCGCGCGGTCGCCGCGGCCCTGCGGGAGCGCCGGGAGGCCATGCTGGCCGCGCTGCGCCACCGGTCGCCCGCGCTCGTCCCCGCCGCGGCCCCGGCCGGCGGCCACCACCTGTGGCTGCGGCTGCCCGACGGCGCCGACGAGACCGCTCTGGCGGCGGGCGCGCTGCGGGCCGGGGTGGCGCTGGCCCCGGGACGCCCGTACTTCCCCGCCGAGTCGCCGGCCCCCTTCGTCCGCGTCACCTTCGCCGACACCTCGGGGCCCGAGGAGATCACCGAGGGGGTCCGCCGGCTCGCGCTCGCCCTGGCTGGCGAGAGTGTCGGACGGCTCGGTTAAGGGCTTCGGACGGCTTGGCCAAGGTCTGCCGTGCGGATCCGTCGGCGTCCCGGGCCCCGGCCCGCACGCCTGCCGCGCTCCCGCCGGTCGGCGGCACACCATGCCGCCTCCCTCCTCCGCCGAGCAGCCGCAACGCACCGGGCCCCGTCCCGCCACCCACGCGGATCCGCAACGACAGGCCCTAGTCTTTCCCCCATGGACACCGCCCAGCTCACCTTCCGCGCCGCCGCTCCCGAGGACGCCCCGGCTCTCGTCGCGCTGATCGAGTCCGCCTACCGCGGGGACTCCAGCCGGGCCGGCTGGACCACGGAGGCAAGCCTCCTGGGCGGCCGCAGGACCGACGAGGAGGGCGTGCTCGCCGTCATCGCCAAGCCCGGCGGCCGGCTGATCGCGGTGGAGAGCGGCGGCGAACTGGTCGCCTGCTGCCAGCTCGAACACCGCGGGGAGCACGCCTACTTCGGCATGTTCGCGGTGCGGCCCGCCCTGCAGGGCGCGGGCCTGGGCAAGGCCGTCATCGCCGAGGCCGAGCAGATGGCCCGCGACGAGTGGAAGGTCGCCGAGATGCACATGACGGTGATTTCGGTCCGCGAGGAACTGATCGCCTGGTACGTCCGCCGCGGCTACGCCCGCACCGGGCGGATGAGTGCCTTCCCGTACGGGGACGAGCGGTTCGGGCTGCCGGTCCGCGACGACCTGGAGTTCGAGCTGCTCACCAAGAAGCTCACCTGACGCCGGCGGTGGCGGCGCCGGCACCGGGTTTCCCCCCGGCCCGCCACGGCCGCGCCCGCCGGCCGGCCCCCGCGTCCGCGGTGCCGGCCGGCGGGCGCCGTCAGAGCCGCCCCGACTCGGTGATCCGCCGCAGGAACTCCCTGGTGCGCTCCCGCGCGGGCGCCCCGAAGACCTCGGCGGGGGTGCCGCGCTCCAGGATCACCCCGCCGTCCAGGAAGCACACCTGGTCGGCGACCTCGCGGGCGAACGCCATTTCATGGGTGGCGATCACCATCGTCATGCCCTGCTCCTTGAGGTCCCGCACCACCGCCAGCACCTCGCCGACCAGCTCGGGGTCGAGCGCCGCGGTGATCTCGTCCAGCAGCAGCAGACGCGGCCGGGTGGCCACCGCCCGCAGCAGCGCCACCCGTTGCTGCTGACCGCCGCTGAGCCGGTCCGGGTACTCCTCGGCCCGGTCGGCGAGTCCCAGCCGGGACAGCAGCTCGCGGGCCTCCCGCTCGGCCGCCGCCCGCGGAGTGCGGTGCACCCGGCGCGGCGCGAGCGTGATGTTGTCCAGCACCGTCATGTGCGGGAAGAGGTTGTACGCCTGGAAGACCACGCCGATCCGGCGCCGTACCGCGTCCTGGTCGGCGCGCGGGTCGGTGATCTCCTCGCCGTCGAGGAAGACCGCCCCGTCGTCGACGTCCTCCAGCAGGTTCACACAGCGCAGCAGCGTCGACTTGCCGGAGCCGGATGCGCCGATGAGCGCGGTGACGCTGTGCGCGGGCACCTCCAGGTCGACGTCCGCCAGCACCACCGTGGAGCCGTACGCCTTGCGGACCGCGTCGAGCCGCAGCACCGGCTTGCCGCCGGGCCCCGGGGACGCCTCCCGCGCCGGCCGGTTTGCCGCCCGCGGGTCCGCGGCCCGCTCGTCCGCACTCATACCGCGCCCGCCTGGGACTGCCGCCGGTTCATGCGCGCCGACACCCAGTCGGTGAACCGCGTCATAGGGATGGTGATCGCGACGAAGATCAGCCCCGCCAGCATGTACGGCGTGTAGTTGAACTTCTGGCTGGCGATGATCTGCGCCGCGTAGACCGCGTCCACGGCGCCGCCGATCGACACCAGCCCGGTGTCCTTCTGCAGCGACACCAGGTCGTTGAGCAGCGGCGGAACCACCCGGCGTACCGCCTGCGGCAGCACCACGTAGCGCATCGCCTGCGCGTTGCTCAGGCCCAGCGAACGGGCCGCGGCGCGCTGGCTCGGGTGCACGCTCTCGATGCCCGCCCTGAACACCTCGGCCACATAGGCGGTGTAGGTCAGGCACAGCGCGAAGCCGCCGAGCAGGACGGGGTCGTTGGTGACCCCGCTCAGCCGCAGCGCGGGGATGCCGAAGACGGAGATCAGGATGCAGATGATCAGCGGCAGCCCGCGGAAGAAGTCCACGTACGCGGTGGCCAGCGCGCGCAGCGGGAAGAACACCGGCCCGCGCAGCGTCCGCAGCAGCGCTGTCAGCAGCCCGGCGACCAGCACGACGGCCCCGCACACCGCCAGCAGCCGCACGTTCAGCCACAGGCCCTGCATGACGTCGGGGAAGGCGGCCCGGAAGTAGTGCGGGTCGAAGAAGGTCTCCCGGGTGCGCTGCCAGCCGGGCGAGTTCACGATCACGGCGTAGAGCACGCCCGCGGTCACCGACGTGCTGACCGCGGCCACGCCGAACGCGCGGCGGGTCCGGGCGCGGCGGTGCCGCTCGCGCTCGATCCGCCGCGCCGACGGCCGGTAGCCGTCGGCCGCGGGCGCCTCGGGCTCGTCCCTGACGGTCACTTCAGTACCGGCGCGCCGACCGCGTCGGACAGCCACTGCTTCTCCAGCGCGGCGAGCGTCCCGTCCGCGCGCAGCGAGGTGACCGCCTGGGACACGCAGGAGGTGAGCTTGCTGCCCTTGTCGAGCACCAGCCCGAACTGCTCGGGCGTGCCGCCGGTGTCCGCGAACTGGCCGACCACCTTGGCGTCGGTGACCTCGGCGCCGGTGATGTAGAACGCGGTCGGCAGGTCCACCACGATGCCGTCGACCTGGCCGTTCTTCAGCGCGGCCACCGCGAGGTCGTTGCGCTGGAAGACCGCGGGCTGCTTGCCCGGCCTGACCACGTTCTTGATCACGTCGAGGCTGGTGGTGCCCACCTGGGCGCCCAGCTTGGCGTCCTTGAGGTCGGCCAGCGAGTGCGCCCCGAAGATCTTCGAGCCTTTGGCGGCGATGACGGCCTGCCGCACGTCGTAGTAGCCGGGCGAGAAGTCCACGGCCTTGGCACGGTCGGCGCTGATGGAGACCTGGTTGACGTCGAAGTCGAAGTCCTTGGCGCCCGGCGCGAAAGCGCTGTTGAACGGCACCTTCCGCCACACCACCTGGTCCTGGGCGAAGCCGAGCTGCTTGGCCACCGCGTAGGCGACCGCCGACTCGTACCCCTTGCCGTTGGACGGCGTGTTGTCGGAGAACCACGGGTCGTAGGCCGGGTTGTCGGTGCCGACGGTGAGCTTGCCGGGGGAGCGGGTGGGCAGTGAGCCCGGCGCGCAGGCCGCGGCGGTGGCGGCCGTGGACGCG
Coding sequences within it:
- a CDS encoding GNAT family N-acetyltransferase; amino-acid sequence: MDTAQLTFRAAAPEDAPALVALIESAYRGDSSRAGWTTEASLLGGRRTDEEGVLAVIAKPGGRLIAVESGGELVACCQLEHRGEHAYFGMFAVRPALQGAGLGKAVIAEAEQMARDEWKVAEMHMTVISVREELIAWYVRRGYARTGRMSAFPYGDERFGLPVRDDLEFELLTKKLT
- a CDS encoding amino acid ABC transporter ATP-binding protein produces the protein MSADERAADPRAANRPAREASPGPGGKPVLRLDAVRKAYGSTVVLADVDLEVPAHSVTALIGASGSGKSTLLRCVNLLEDVDDGAVFLDGEEITDPRADQDAVRRRIGVVFQAYNLFPHMTVLDNITLAPRRVHRTPRAAAEREARELLSRLGLADRAEEYPDRLSGGQQQRVALLRAVATRPRLLLLDEITAALDPELVGEVLAVVRDLKEQGMTMVIATHEMAFAREVADQVCFLDGGVILERGTPAEVFGAPARERTREFLRRITESGRL
- a CDS encoding amino acid ABC transporter permease, yielding MTVRDEPEAPAADGYRPSARRIERERHRRARTRRAFGVAAVSTSVTAGVLYAVIVNSPGWQRTRETFFDPHYFRAAFPDVMQGLWLNVRLLAVCGAVVLVAGLLTALLRTLRGPVFFPLRALATAYVDFFRGLPLIICILISVFGIPALRLSGVTNDPVLLGGFALCLTYTAYVAEVFRAGIESVHPSQRAAARSLGLSNAQAMRYVVLPQAVRRVVPPLLNDLVSLQKDTGLVSIGGAVDAVYAAQIIASQKFNYTPYMLAGLIFVAITIPMTRFTDWVSARMNRRQSQAGAV
- a CDS encoding ABC transporter substrate-binding protein, which codes for MRPAFRLSPPRAAVLGAAALITLALAGCSPQDDDASSAPSSAPPATGAASTAATAAACAPGSLPTRSPGKLTVGTDNPAYDPWFSDNTPSNGKGYESAVAYAVAKQLGFAQDQVVWRKVPFNSAFAPGAKDFDFDVNQVSISADRAKAVDFSPGYYDVRQAVIAAKGSKIFGAHSLADLKDAKLGAQVGTTSLDVIKNVVRPGKQPAVFQRNDLAVAALKNGQVDGIVVDLPTAFYITGAEVTDAKVVGQFADTGGTPEQFGLVLDKGSKLTSCVSQAVTSLRADGTLAALEKQWLSDAVGAPVLK
- a CDS encoding PLP-dependent aminotransferase family protein, producing MNDDSSAAVVADSLRKELNRFPAGARLPSSRTLVERFGVSPVTVSRALAALAAEGLVVTRPGAGTYRAAEDAGRPRTVDTSWQQVALTAEDPDAAPRVVDAAGVLATLAPPPPGVIAFTGGYLHPTLQPERALGAALARAARRPGAWERPPVEGLTALRAWFGREAGVGPAQVLITAGGQAALTTALRALAPPGGAVLVESPTYPGALAVARAAGLRPVPVPVDAEGVRPDLLADAFAASGARVFFCQPLFQNPTGAVLAAGRRRQVLDIARAAGAFVVEDDFARRLGHGGPLPSPLIADDPYGTVVHVASLTKPTSPSLRVGALIARGPVVERLRAIQVVDSFFVPRPLQEATLELVGAPAWPRHLRAVAAALRERREAMLAALRHRSPALVPAAAPAGGHHLWLRLPDGADETALAAGALRAGVALAPGRPYFPAESPAPFVRVTFADTSGPEEITEGVRRLALALAGESVGRLG